Proteins co-encoded in one Chroicocephalus ridibundus chromosome 6, bChrRid1.1, whole genome shotgun sequence genomic window:
- the STRIT1 gene encoding sarcoplasmic/endoplasmic reticulum calcium ATPase regulator DWORF → MLVLILALVNLLLAQVPLSRLVVPILLAVGWIVGCALMVYIVFS, encoded by the exons ATGCTGGTCCTCATCCTGGCCCTGGTCAACCTGCTTCTTG cccAAGTCCCACTTTCACGTCTCGTTGTACCTATACTCCTTGCAGTTGGCTGGATAGTGGGTTGTGCGCTAATGGTTTACATTGTCTTCTCTTGA